A window of Saccopteryx leptura isolate mSacLep1 chromosome 5, mSacLep1_pri_phased_curated, whole genome shotgun sequence contains these coding sequences:
- the GDF5 gene encoding growth/differentiation factor 5: MRLSKPLTFLLWHLAWLDLELICTVLGAPDLGQRPQGTRPGLAKAEAKDRPPLARNIFRPGGHSYGGGATNARAKGGTGQAGGLTQPKKDEPKKLPPRSGGPEPKPGHPPQTRQAATRTVTPKGQLPGGKAPPKAGAVPSPFLLKKAREPGAPREPKEPFRPPPITPHEYMLSLYRTLSDADRKGGNSSVKLEAGLANTITSFIDKGQDDRGPVVRKQRYVFDISALEKDGLLGAELRILRKKPSDTAKPVAPGSGRTAQLKLSSCPSGRQPAALLDVRLVPGLDGSGWEVFDIWKLFRNFKNSAQLCLELEAWERGRAVDLRGLGFDRAARQVHEKALFLVFGRTKKRDLFFNEIKARSGQDDKTVYEYLFSQRRKRRAPLATRQGKRPSKNPKARCSRKALHVNFKDMGWDDWIIAPLEYEAFHCEGLCEFPLRSHLEPTNHAVIQTLMNSMDPESTPPTCCVPTRLSPISILFIDSANNVVYKQYEDMVVESCGCR; the protein is encoded by the exons ATGAGACTCTCCAAACCCCTCACTTTCTTGCTTTGGCACCTGGCTTGGCTGGACCTGGAATTGATCTGCACTGTGTTGGGGGCCCCTGACTTGGGCCAGAGACCCCAGGGGACCAGGCCAGGATTGGCCAAAGCAGAAGCCAAAGACAGGCCCCCTCTGGCTCGGAACATATTCAGGCCAGGGGGTCACAGCTATGGTGGGGGAGCCACCAATGCCAGGGCAAAGGGGGGCACCGGGCAGGCAGGAGGCCTGACACAGCCCAagaaggatgaacccaaaaagctGCCCCCCAGATCGGGTGGCCCCGAACCCAAGCCAGGACACCCTCCCCAGACAAGGCAGGCTGCAACGCGGACTGTGACCCCAAAAGGACAGCTTCCGGGGGGCAAGGCACCCCCAAAGGCAGGAGCTGTCCCCAGCCCCTTCCTGCTGAAGAAGGCCAGGGAGCCTGGGGCCCCTCGAGAGCCCAAGGAGCCGTTCCGCCCGCCCCCCATCACGCCCCATGAGTACATGCTCTCGCTGTACAGGACGCTGTCCGATGCTGACAGAAAGGGAGGCAACAGCAGCGTGAAGTTGGAGGCTGGCCTGGCCAACACCATCACCAGCTTTATTGACAAAGGGCAAG ATGACCGAGGTCCTGTGGTCAGGAAGCAGAGGTACGTGTTTGACATTAGTGCCTTGGAGAAGGATGGGCTGCTAGGGGCCGAGCTGCGGATCTTGCGGAAGAAGCCCTCGGacacagccaagccagtggcccctggTAGCGGGCGGACTGCCCAGCTGAAGCTGTCCAGCTGCCCCAGCGGCCGGCAGCCGGCAGCCTTGCTGGATGTACGCTTGGTGCCAGGCCTGGACGGATCTGGCTGGGAGGTGTTTGACATCTGGAAGCTCTTCCGAAACTTTAAGAACTCGGCCCAGCTGTGTCTggagctggaggcctgggaacGGGGCCGGGCCGTGGACCTCCGCGGCCTGGGCTTCGACCGGGCTGCCCGTCAGGTCCACGAGAAGGCCCTGTTCCTGGTGTTTGGCCGCACCAAGAAACGGGACCTGTTCTTTAATGAGATCAAAGCGCGCTCCGGCCAGGACGACAAGACTGTGTATGAGTACCTATTCAGCCAGCGGCGAAAACGGAGGGCTCCGCTGGCCACGCGCCAGGGCAAGAGGCCCAGCAAGAACCCCAAGGCCCGCTGCAGCCGGAAGGCCCTGCACGTCAATTTCAAGGACATGGGCTGGGACGACTGGATCATCGCGCCCCTTGAGTACGAGGCCTTCCACTGCGAGGGCCTATGCGAGTTCCCCCTGCGCTCCCACCTGGAGCCCACGAACCATGCCGTCATCCAGACGCTGATGAACTCCATGGACCCCGAGTCCACGCCACCGACCTGCTGTGTGCCCACCCGGCTGAGTCCCATCAGCATCCTCTTCATCGACTCCGCCAACAACGTGGTCTATAAGCAGTACGAGGACATGGTGGTGGAGTCCTGTGGCTGCAGGTAG